A single region of the Paramicrobacterium fandaimingii genome encodes:
- a CDS encoding aldehyde dehydrogenase family protein, with protein MNQLSASGIRIGGEVVTDSTGRRRVDAISPIDGNAFGDVLQGTADDALRAVDVAQSSFRPWAATSVDERAAVLRAIAAALRDEAAATDENSWAWLLSTETGKRLAEAQGEITFSAVYFEAFADLLLAQRDEHFAVIPGIQHRVQPQPMGIVAVVTPWNFPISIPARKIAAALAAGCTVVFRAAELAALSSLRLSDLLDRFVPAGVVNTVLGSPSDVVTPWLDRVDCVSFTGSTRVGRIINEQIAPRFTPAVMELGGNASFVVLDDANVQHAVDTLMIGKFRNNGQSCIGANNVLIPRSLEGDFRDALVAAASTLVVGDPRNAATDLGPLAPANDPARVASLVDQATAAGGEALLPQAELPSAGHYAAPQFVMNASPTSALVADEVFGPAAGVIVYDDLDEAMALQRSSGYGLASYVCTEDLEKADAVAAEFRAGIIGINTATPNYPGAPFGGIGLSGVGYEGGRQGLEAHQHFRTIATRTATP; from the coding sequence GTGAATCAGTTGTCCGCAAGCGGAATTCGAATCGGCGGCGAGGTCGTCACCGACTCCACCGGGCGTCGTCGCGTTGACGCGATCAGCCCCATCGACGGAAATGCCTTTGGCGACGTGCTGCAGGGCACGGCAGACGACGCACTCCGCGCCGTCGATGTTGCGCAGAGTTCCTTTCGCCCCTGGGCCGCAACGAGCGTCGACGAGCGGGCGGCCGTTCTGCGTGCGATCGCGGCAGCGTTGCGCGACGAGGCAGCGGCGACAGACGAGAACAGTTGGGCCTGGCTGCTCAGCACCGAGACGGGCAAGCGGCTCGCTGAGGCGCAGGGCGAGATCACCTTCTCTGCCGTGTACTTCGAGGCCTTCGCCGATCTGCTCCTTGCCCAGCGCGACGAGCACTTCGCCGTGATCCCCGGCATCCAGCATCGCGTGCAGCCGCAGCCCATGGGCATCGTCGCTGTCGTCACCCCGTGGAACTTCCCGATCTCGATCCCCGCGCGCAAGATCGCTGCAGCGCTCGCCGCCGGGTGCACTGTCGTCTTTCGTGCCGCCGAGCTTGCAGCTCTCTCGTCACTGCGGCTCTCTGACCTGCTCGACCGATTCGTTCCGGCCGGAGTCGTCAACACGGTTCTCGGCTCCCCAAGCGACGTCGTCACCCCCTGGCTCGACCGGGTTGACTGCGTCTCGTTCACGGGTTCTACGCGCGTCGGCCGCATCATCAACGAGCAGATCGCTCCTCGGTTCACGCCCGCGGTGATGGAGTTGGGTGGCAACGCCTCGTTCGTCGTTCTCGACGACGCGAACGTGCAGCACGCCGTCGACACTCTGATGATCGGCAAGTTCCGCAACAACGGCCAGTCGTGCATCGGCGCGAACAACGTGCTCATTCCGCGGTCGCTCGAGGGCGACTTCCGTGATGCGCTCGTCGCTGCCGCGTCAACGCTCGTCGTCGGGGACCCGCGCAACGCGGCGACAGACCTCGGCCCGCTCGCCCCGGCGAACGACCCGGCGCGCGTTGCGTCCCTGGTCGACCAGGCCACCGCGGCGGGCGGCGAAGCGCTACTTCCGCAGGCCGAACTCCCCAGCGCAGGCCACTACGCCGCACCGCAGTTCGTCATGAACGCATCGCCGACGTCCGCGCTCGTCGCCGACGAAGTGTTCGGCCCCGCGGCCGGCGTCATCGTGTATGACGACCTCGACGAGGCGATGGCGCTGCAGCGCTCCAGCGGCTACGGCCTCGCCAGCTACGTCTGCACCGAAGACCTCGAGAAGGCGGATGCCGTTGCTGCCGAGTTCCGCGCCGGAATCATCGGCATCAACACGGCGACGCCCAACTACCCCGGTGCGCCCTTCGGCGGCATCGGCCTCTCGGGCGTCGGCTATGAGGGCGGCCGGCAGGGTCTCGAAGCCCACCAGCACTTCCGCACAATCGCAACGCGAACGGCAACACCGTGA
- a CDS encoding alcohol dehydrogenase catalytic domain-containing protein has product MNRTALRHSTADGLRLAEEPVPELAPGEASIDVLAVGLCGTDTHILEGTFPSADNVIMGHEVCGVVRELADDSSDLAVGDLVTVEPHKYCTECTYCRSGDEHLCINKKGYGVKLDGGMTTTMVAPARILYRLDPQTDPKIGAMAEPLACCIHSMDRLNPQSGTSILIAGCGPAGAMLVALSKARGLTPIVVSEPSESRRELALAMGADLAVHPDDLDSPEASALAGEQGFHSVVDAVGRATIARDLLNRIRKGGTFLVFGVAAPDDTLALTPREVYDKELTIVGSIINPYTHERAVAMLQTLPLDAIPTRTFPLSEYEAAFAAQREGREKIYISPLPKLLHEEIL; this is encoded by the coding sequence ATGAACCGAACGGCACTCCGGCACAGCACAGCCGATGGTCTGCGCTTGGCAGAAGAACCGGTGCCCGAGCTTGCTCCGGGCGAAGCCTCGATCGACGTTCTCGCCGTGGGGCTCTGCGGCACAGACACGCACATCCTTGAAGGCACGTTCCCGTCCGCAGACAACGTGATCATGGGCCACGAGGTGTGCGGCGTCGTGCGCGAGCTCGCCGACGACTCCTCCGATCTCGCCGTCGGCGACCTGGTCACCGTCGAGCCGCACAAGTACTGCACCGAGTGCACATACTGCCGCTCGGGCGACGAGCACCTGTGCATTAACAAGAAGGGGTACGGGGTCAAGCTCGACGGCGGCATGACCACCACGATGGTCGCGCCGGCGCGCATCCTGTACCGGCTCGACCCGCAGACCGATCCGAAAATTGGTGCGATGGCGGAGCCTCTCGCGTGCTGCATCCACTCGATGGATCGCCTCAACCCGCAGTCGGGTACGTCGATCCTCATCGCTGGCTGCGGCCCGGCCGGCGCGATGCTCGTCGCGCTCTCGAAGGCACGCGGGCTGACGCCGATCGTGGTGTCCGAGCCGTCCGAATCCCGCCGAGAACTTGCGCTCGCGATGGGCGCCGATCTCGCGGTGCACCCCGACGATCTGGACTCGCCCGAGGCCTCTGCGCTGGCGGGTGAGCAGGGCTTCCATTCGGTGGTAGATGCTGTCGGGCGCGCCACGATCGCGCGCGACCTGCTGAACCGCATCCGCAAGGGCGGCACGTTCCTGGTCTTCGGCGTCGCCGCGCCCGACGACACCCTCGCGCTCACCCCGCGCGAGGTCTACGACAAGGAGCTCACGATCGTGGGCTCCATCATCAACCCATACACGCACGAGCGAGCGGTCGCGATGCTGCAGACCCTCCCGCTTGACGCGATCCCGACGCGCACCTTCCCGCTCTCTGAGTATGAGGCCGCCTTCGCCGCGCAGCGTGAGGGCCGCGAGAAGATCTACATCTCACCACTTCCAAAGCTCCTCCATGAGGAAATCCTGTAG
- a CDS encoding alcohol dehydrogenase catalytic domain-containing protein, whose translation MTDAISNTSAHFEGNGVVSFSTETLRAIRPGHVRIRVDVCALCGSDKRLLASGAAVVPGHEVVGTIVESAPDAPSEGTRVVVYIPVSCGECKACLEQQNNRCYNLEGLMGWQFDGGFAEYMDVPVRCVIPVPDDIPSDVAVLALDTFGTAAHALRLGERTQPGGIQNLLVIGCGPLGLGVVAVALAMGIPTVHAWDPNEARLGLAEKLGATRATDLETVNQYQVIAEASGADPARAAAQNVVEPGGAILALGESNEPYLMPATPRWRRTDCFTVRSFYFPKTEVADNWGLLRSHGATLRDTIMTPTRLEDLEETFTKFLDGDFVKPYITHEEN comes from the coding sequence ATGACGGATGCCATCAGCAACACGAGTGCTCATTTCGAGGGCAACGGCGTCGTGTCGTTCTCGACGGAAACGCTGCGCGCGATTCGCCCCGGGCACGTGCGCATTCGCGTCGACGTGTGCGCGCTCTGCGGCTCAGACAAACGGCTGCTCGCAAGTGGCGCCGCCGTTGTTCCCGGGCACGAGGTGGTCGGCACGATCGTGGAGTCGGCACCGGATGCCCCGAGCGAGGGAACCCGGGTGGTCGTGTACATTCCCGTGAGCTGCGGGGAGTGCAAGGCGTGTCTCGAGCAGCAGAACAACCGCTGTTACAACCTCGAAGGCCTCATGGGGTGGCAGTTCGACGGCGGCTTCGCCGAGTACATGGATGTTCCTGTGCGGTGCGTCATCCCCGTGCCAGACGACATCCCGTCCGACGTCGCGGTTCTCGCACTCGACACGTTTGGCACCGCTGCCCACGCGCTTCGCCTCGGTGAGCGCACGCAGCCCGGCGGCATCCAGAATCTGCTGGTGATCGGCTGCGGCCCGCTCGGGCTCGGCGTGGTCGCGGTGGCGTTGGCCATGGGCATCCCCACCGTGCACGCGTGGGACCCGAACGAGGCCCGTCTCGGTCTTGCCGAGAAGCTTGGCGCAACGCGCGCCACCGACCTCGAGACGGTTAATCAGTACCAGGTGATCGCCGAGGCGAGCGGGGCCGACCCCGCCCGTGCGGCCGCGCAGAACGTGGTCGAGCCGGGCGGTGCGATTCTCGCCCTCGGCGAGTCGAACGAGCCGTACCTCATGCCCGCGACGCCTCGCTGGCGCCGCACCGACTGCTTCACCGTGCGGTCGTTCTACTTTCCCAAAACCGAGGTCGCCGACAACTGGGGTCTGCTTCGCTCGCACGGAGCAACGCTTCGCGACACGATCATGACGCCAACGAGGTTGGAAGATCTCGAAGAGACGTTCACGAAATTTCTTGACGGAGACTTCGTCAAGCCCTACATCACGCACGAGGAGAATTGA
- a CDS encoding ABC transporter substrate-binding protein gives MSKIVRRVGAIAAATVIAATATACGSPGEGSSDGDAINVVLSNHPWQRGLEPLISQFEEESGIKVNVQTFAEQQARDRILLNLQSKSSSMDVFMTLPSREGPQFSDAGYYQPLDDYMAKAPDSYKVDDFSPSAIDGMKDADGNVIAVPINIEGPVLYYRTDVFEDLGIEVPTTIDEVKAAAQTIKDAGEITPITLRGAAAAIAFDFGPFFHGEGLEWTKEDGTANFDQPGAVTAIDNYATLARDFGPKGVINYSFTESSNLFAQGKVAMELESSNELNSVFDPENSTVSENVGVAKMPAGSVEAAPTALSWGVTMSPFSEKKDAAWEFLQWATSPEIQLELTKAEIAPPRDSVATDPSYVENFSAPTQKQWLEAVADIQENGNTEVGPVGTKAPSMRETLGNAIGKVILGDATAEEAAKEIQTTLNEQLDKK, from the coding sequence ATGTCCAAGATTGTTCGGAGGGTAGGCGCCATAGCGGCGGCTACCGTCATCGCCGCAACGGCGACAGCATGTGGATCCCCGGGAGAGGGCTCCTCAGACGGCGACGCCATCAACGTTGTCTTGTCGAACCACCCCTGGCAGAGAGGCCTCGAGCCGCTCATCAGCCAGTTCGAAGAAGAGAGCGGCATTAAGGTCAACGTTCAGACGTTTGCCGAGCAGCAGGCGCGCGACCGCATTCTGCTCAACCTGCAGTCGAAGAGCTCGTCGATGGATGTCTTCATGACGCTGCCGTCGCGCGAGGGCCCGCAGTTCTCGGACGCCGGGTACTACCAGCCGCTCGATGACTACATGGCGAAGGCGCCCGACTCGTACAAGGTCGACGACTTCTCGCCCTCGGCAATCGACGGCATGAAGGATGCCGACGGCAACGTCATCGCGGTTCCGATCAACATCGAGGGACCCGTGCTGTACTACCGCACAGACGTCTTCGAAGACCTGGGCATTGAGGTACCGACGACAATCGACGAGGTGAAGGCGGCAGCGCAGACCATCAAGGATGCCGGTGAGATCACGCCCATCACCTTGCGTGGTGCCGCGGCCGCAATCGCCTTCGACTTCGGCCCCTTCTTCCACGGTGAAGGCCTCGAGTGGACGAAAGAAGACGGTACTGCCAACTTCGATCAGCCCGGCGCTGTGACGGCCATCGACAATTACGCAACGCTCGCCAGGGACTTCGGCCCCAAGGGCGTCATCAACTACAGCTTCACGGAGTCATCGAACCTGTTTGCGCAGGGCAAGGTCGCCATGGAGCTGGAGTCGAGCAACGAGCTCAACTCGGTGTTCGATCCCGAGAACAGCACGGTGAGCGAGAACGTTGGTGTCGCGAAGATGCCCGCGGGCTCGGTTGAGGCCGCACCGACCGCTCTGTCGTGGGGCGTGACGATGTCGCCATTCTCAGAGAAGAAGGATGCCGCGTGGGAGTTCCTGCAGTGGGCCACGTCTCCCGAGATTCAGCTTGAGTTGACGAAGGCAGAGATCGCTCCGCCGCGTGACTCCGTCGCGACCGACCCGAGTTATGTCGAGAACTTCTCGGCGCCAACGCAGAAGCAGTGGCTCGAAGCCGTCGCCGACATTCAGGAGAACGGCAACACCGAGGTGGGCCCCGTCGGCACCAAGGCACCGAGCATGCGCGAGACCTTGGGCAATGCCATCGGCAAGGTGATCCTCGGCGACGCCACGGCAGAAGAAGCCGCGAAAGAGATCCAAACCACGCTGAACGAACAGTTGGATAAGAAATAA
- a CDS encoding carbohydrate ABC transporter permease, producing the protein MSTTRTILTEGNKRSPAARGRKSFDPVSHGTFPFIIPALIVTVGLVLIPVLYTVWLSVTDQDIAGNNSGFVGFDNFIEMFQNSEFWYSLFVTLQLFIVCLVVETVLGLALGYLLSRDVPGRAIFQGLLLIPAITASVAVALVWMLIYDPTLGAANQILQAIGLDPVVWLGSREMAPWSIAIVDIWQWTPFMALIISAGIRSLPSEPFEAASIDGAGPIKKAFFVGLPLLRSVLIVAMLLRTVDLIRFFDTIYIMTQGGPVNATNTLNVYGYRAAFIDQEPSYAAALQLSLFVLVILVAAIFTYVRKRSTDVE; encoded by the coding sequence ATGTCTACGACGCGGACCATTCTCACCGAAGGGAACAAGCGCAGCCCGGCGGCACGGGGTCGAAAGAGTTTCGACCCCGTGTCCCACGGGACGTTCCCGTTCATCATCCCTGCGCTCATCGTGACGGTGGGGCTCGTTCTCATCCCGGTGCTCTACACCGTCTGGCTCTCCGTCACCGATCAAGACATCGCGGGGAACAACAGCGGGTTTGTCGGGTTCGATAACTTCATTGAGATGTTCCAGAACTCCGAGTTCTGGTATTCGCTCTTCGTCACACTGCAGCTGTTCATCGTGTGCCTTGTCGTCGAGACGGTTCTCGGTCTTGCTCTCGGTTACCTGCTCAGTCGCGATGTTCCCGGGCGCGCCATCTTTCAGGGGCTTCTGCTCATTCCAGCGATCACCGCTTCGGTGGCAGTCGCCCTCGTATGGATGCTCATCTACGATCCGACGCTGGGAGCGGCGAATCAGATTCTGCAGGCGATCGGCCTCGACCCCGTCGTGTGGCTGGGCAGCCGCGAAATGGCACCGTGGTCCATTGCGATCGTCGATATCTGGCAGTGGACGCCGTTCATGGCGCTCATTATCTCGGCCGGCATCCGGTCGCTGCCGAGCGAACCGTTTGAGGCGGCATCCATTGATGGCGCCGGGCCCATCAAGAAGGCGTTCTTCGTCGGCCTGCCGCTGCTGCGCTCGGTGCTGATTGTCGCCATGCTGCTGCGCACCGTCGACCTGATCCGCTTCTTCGACACCATCTACATCATGACCCAGGGTGGCCCTGTCAATGCGACGAACACCCTCAACGTGTACGGGTATCGCGCGGCGTTCATCGATCAGGAGCCCAGCTACGCTGCCGCTCTTCAGCTGAGCCTGTTCGTGCTGGTCATCCTGGTCGCCGCCATCTTCACCTACGTGCGAAAGAGGAGTACCGATGTCGAGTAG
- a CDS encoding carbohydrate ABC transporter permease, translated as MSSSTRNRRRTYALTYAAYIVAALIFFVPVLFMLWSAFRSNVDITGSIFNIGTPLTLENFTNLFERFDFIYYVRNSFIIAGGSTILGLLFGIPAAYVIARRTIPGIGFSTLLARMAPGVLFVVPFFIMSMKIGATSNDVLNFVVLIAAHLIITLPLCIWLLIPFYEEIPRSLEEAALIDGCSPGQRFMQVVLPLVTPGISVAITLSFIFSWNYFLFALALASSNTMPLPVIAFNFIGQGSSDYGGLMAASTLISLPAIILTIVAQRWLVRGLTGGAVK; from the coding sequence ATGTCGAGTAGTACGAGAAATCGTCGGCGCACCTACGCGCTGACCTACGCCGCGTATATCGTCGCTGCGCTCATCTTCTTCGTGCCCGTGCTGTTCATGCTGTGGTCGGCGTTCCGCAGCAACGTCGACATCACCGGCAGCATCTTCAACATCGGCACGCCGCTCACTCTCGAAAATTTCACGAACCTGTTCGAGCGATTCGACTTCATCTATTACGTTCGCAACAGCTTCATCATCGCGGGCGGCTCCACCATCCTCGGGCTGCTGTTCGGTATTCCCGCCGCGTACGTCATCGCCCGGCGCACCATTCCGGGCATCGGGTTCAGCACGCTTCTGGCGCGCATGGCCCCCGGCGTGCTCTTCGTCGTTCCCTTCTTCATCATGTCGATGAAGATCGGCGCAACGTCGAACGATGTGCTCAATTTCGTCGTGTTGATCGCCGCACACCTCATCATCACGTTGCCGCTGTGCATCTGGCTGCTCATTCCCTTCTACGAAGAGATTCCGCGCAGCCTTGAAGAGGCAGCGCTGATCGACGGGTGCAGCCCGGGGCAACGGTTTATGCAGGTGGTGCTTCCGCTCGTGACGCCCGGCATTTCCGTCGCCATCACGCTGAGCTTCATCTTCTCGTGGAACTACTTTCTGTTTGCCCTCGCGCTCGCGAGCTCGAACACCATGCCGTTGCCGGTCATCGCGTTCAACTTCATCGGGCAGGGCTCGAGCGACTACGGCGGGCTCATGGCCGCGAGCACGCTCATCTCTCTTCCGGCAATCATTCTCACCATCGTCGCGCAGCGCTGGCTTGTGCGCGGTCTGACAGGAGGCGCGGTCAAATGA
- a CDS encoding GntR family transcriptional regulator: MEWEPPVRVGTSVHEFLRAKILTGELPPGSRLAVPSLAKELGVSRSPVRDAVLQLVREGLAIEEFNRGAVVYLPPTSALVSLYHAREALEGMAARLAASTISDATLADLDAVLAEHESIDPDDFHRHIELDSRFHRQIRDAAASPVLIRMLEEIQGQVIVAMRSTNLSGGVYSATADHRAILDALTRHDPDAAETAARNHISRLTGILEEGGEAAQ, from the coding sequence GTGGAGTGGGAGCCTCCCGTGCGGGTGGGTACGAGCGTTCACGAGTTCTTGCGCGCAAAGATTCTCACGGGGGAGCTCCCACCGGGGTCGCGCCTTGCGGTTCCGTCGCTCGCGAAAGAGCTCGGCGTCAGCCGCAGCCCCGTGCGCGACGCCGTGCTGCAGCTCGTGCGCGAAGGCCTTGCGATTGAGGAGTTCAATCGCGGCGCCGTCGTCTACCTGCCGCCCACGTCGGCTCTCGTGAGCCTGTACCACGCACGTGAAGCGCTCGAGGGCATGGCCGCGCGACTCGCGGCGAGCACCATCAGCGACGCCACGCTGGCCGACCTCGACGCGGTGCTCGCAGAGCACGAGTCGATCGACCCCGACGACTTCCATCGGCACATCGAACTCGACTCGCGCTTCCATCGTCAGATTCGGGATGCCGCGGCAAGCCCGGTTCTCATCCGGATGTTGGAAGAGATCCAAGGTCAGGTGATCGTGGCGATGCGCTCCACGAACCTCAGCGGCGGCGTGTACAGCGCGACGGCCGACCATCGGGCGATCCTCGATGCGCTCACCCGGCACGACCCGGATGCCGCAGAGACCGCGGCGCGAAACCACATCTCCCGGCTGACGGGAATTCTTGAAGAAGGCGGCGAGGCAGCACAATGA
- a CDS encoding 6-phosphofructokinase, with the protein MTIAIAQTGAPTAVVNRSLAGFIRAVGETPVLFARGGPNALVDGTLTNEGPTNADMQRTGSWLRGGRRAVTSDDLDAIVENLDRAGVTGLALIGGNGTMAFLDAISTRARKRGTSLRVVGIPKTIDNDIVAVDHTPGFPSAARYLAATATDMSRDHEAMAGIEKVRIVEVMGRDTGWLALAASFHDHDPEHAADLVLTPEESFDLDRALAHIDSALTAKGRAFVIVSEGVAPELTQQPVKAQNHTRLIQGGVARVLAQAASDSLGVTARGEVLGTAQRCNSALISPVDAREAHQLGELAGNWLVDPAGPTGVMAALDRNGDATAIPLTDVGGRVRHVPVAWRGTDPRDLRAFHTWLSPLVALP; encoded by the coding sequence GTGACCATAGCCATTGCGCAGACGGGCGCCCCGACGGCCGTCGTGAACCGCAGTCTTGCGGGGTTCATCCGTGCCGTCGGAGAGACGCCCGTGCTGTTCGCGCGCGGAGGCCCTAACGCTCTCGTCGATGGAACCCTCACGAACGAGGGACCCACGAATGCTGACATGCAGCGCACCGGGTCGTGGCTGCGGGGAGGACGCCGGGCCGTGACGAGCGACGACCTCGACGCGATCGTCGAGAACCTCGATCGGGCCGGGGTCACGGGGCTCGCGCTCATCGGCGGCAACGGCACGATGGCCTTTCTCGATGCGATCTCCACGCGGGCACGCAAGCGCGGCACGAGCTTGCGCGTTGTCGGCATCCCGAAAACGATCGACAACGACATCGTCGCTGTCGACCATACCCCGGGCTTCCCCTCCGCCGCACGGTACCTTGCGGCAACCGCCACCGATATGTCGCGCGATCACGAGGCGATGGCGGGAATCGAGAAGGTGCGCATCGTCGAGGTGATGGGGCGCGACACCGGGTGGCTCGCCCTCGCGGCGAGCTTTCACGATCACGACCCGGAGCACGCCGCCGATCTTGTGCTCACGCCCGAAGAGTCGTTCGACCTCGACCGGGCGCTCGCGCACATTGACAGCGCGCTCACCGCGAAGGGTCGCGCGTTCGTGATCGTCAGCGAGGGTGTCGCTCCCGAGCTGACGCAGCAGCCCGTGAAGGCGCAGAACCACACGCGGCTCATCCAGGGCGGAGTAGCGCGGGTGCTCGCGCAAGCGGCATCCGATTCACTCGGCGTCACGGCTCGCGGCGAAGTGCTGGGCACGGCACAGCGTTGCAACTCGGCACTCATCAGTCCCGTCGACGCGCGTGAGGCGCACCAGCTCGGCGAACTCGCAGGTAACTGGCTCGTCGACCCCGCGGGGCCGACCGGCGTCATGGCCGCCCTCGACCGAAACGGCGACGCCACCGCCATTCCCCTCACCGACGTGGGCGGTCGCGTGCGCCATGTTCCTGTCGCCTGGCGCGGCACCGACCCCCGCGACCTGCGCGCGTTTCACACCTGGCTTTCCCCCCTCGTCGCGCTTCCCTAG
- a CDS encoding 2-deoxy-5-keto-D-gluconate 6-phosphate aldolase domain-containing protein: protein MTHDNLLILAADQRPWLTNALFGHTDAATAEQRAVTTEAKHLIFEGLLKATESDAVTGAAILVDPELGPGVPERALAHGVPLALPIERAGQRLYETEPENLRDYLKAFAPRYSKVLVRYNPADSDERALQRERLAEASAISRDEGCEFLFELLVPPTDEQLAQVDGDAERYAWELRPELTRQAMAEIAEQVGVDIWKLEHQGDVDSSRTTVKLARSHGAECILLGAGGDTDTVNSWLQIAAQAGFVGFAIGRSIWWKAVQQLAAAPTDRDVRARSLETIAATYSGFVTAFTRAQ from the coding sequence ATGACCCACGACAACCTGCTTATTCTTGCGGCCGACCAGCGCCCGTGGCTGACGAACGCTCTGTTCGGCCACACGGATGCCGCGACCGCGGAACAGCGTGCGGTCACAACCGAGGCGAAGCATCTCATCTTCGAGGGCCTGCTCAAGGCAACAGAATCGGATGCCGTGACCGGCGCCGCCATTCTCGTTGACCCCGAGCTAGGCCCCGGCGTTCCCGAGCGGGCCCTCGCTCATGGCGTCCCTCTCGCGCTGCCCATCGAACGCGCAGGTCAGCGCCTCTACGAAACCGAGCCCGAGAACCTGCGCGACTACCTGAAGGCGTTTGCGCCGCGCTACTCAAAGGTGCTCGTGCGCTACAACCCCGCAGATTCAGACGAGCGTGCGCTGCAGCGCGAGAGGCTGGCCGAAGCATCCGCCATCTCGCGTGATGAAGGCTGCGAGTTTCTGTTCGAACTTCTCGTGCCGCCGACCGATGAGCAGCTTGCCCAGGTTGACGGCGACGCCGAGCGCTACGCCTGGGAACTGCGGCCGGAGCTCACCCGCCAGGCCATGGCCGAGATCGCTGAGCAGGTGGGCGTGGACATTTGGAAGCTGGAGCACCAGGGCGACGTCGACTCGTCACGCACGACGGTAAAGCTCGCGCGAAGCCACGGGGCAGAGTGCATTCTTCTCGGGGCAGGCGGCGACACCGACACCGTCAACTCGTGGCTGCAGATCGCCGCACAGGCGGGTTTCGTCGGGTTCGCCATCGGCCGTAGTATCTGGTGGAAAGCGGTGCAGCAGCTCGCTGCCGCTCCGACGGACAGGGACGTTCGCGCACGCTCGCTCGAGACCATCGCAGCGACGTACTCCGGGTTCGTCACCGCGTTTACGCGGGCACAGTAG